In Microbacterium galbinum, a single window of DNA contains:
- a CDS encoding alanine racemase, translated as MTRPELRLDGNVLRANIAAVQRRIAPSELMIVVKDDAYGHGLPWAVETAIESGVTWIGSFDVRSAIDVRRVAGGGARIFAWVTSTDAEIDEALLHDVDLGIGTADYLDRVIARATAIEVRARVHLKIDSGLHRNGILPEDWADAVATARAAEAAGVLELVGIWSHIAEASDAEDDEAQAVFLEAVRQVGDTGAAPTFLHLTASAASWWRPELRGTLSRIGAFCYGVRSADGPELDGIRPVATLTASVVDVVDGDAVVAIGSFDGIPSTLAGVAVGTPQGARELRRIDHTRSVVAGWPGAAVGDVVRVFGAGEWGESSATTLAERIDTVGEEILTRLTARVRRVVV; from the coding sequence GTGACGCGTCCCGAACTGCGGCTCGACGGAAACGTTCTGCGCGCCAACATCGCGGCGGTGCAGCGGCGCATCGCGCCGTCCGAGCTCATGATCGTCGTGAAGGACGACGCGTACGGCCATGGGCTGCCCTGGGCGGTCGAGACGGCGATCGAGTCCGGCGTGACCTGGATCGGCAGCTTCGACGTGCGCAGCGCCATCGATGTGCGGCGGGTCGCGGGCGGCGGCGCGCGTATCTTCGCCTGGGTCACGTCCACCGACGCGGAGATCGACGAGGCGCTGCTGCACGATGTCGATCTGGGCATCGGCACGGCGGACTACCTCGACCGGGTGATCGCCCGGGCGACGGCGATCGAGGTGCGTGCGCGCGTGCACCTCAAGATCGACAGCGGGCTGCATCGCAACGGCATCCTGCCGGAGGACTGGGCGGATGCCGTCGCCACCGCGCGGGCGGCCGAGGCGGCAGGCGTGCTGGAACTCGTCGGCATCTGGAGCCACATCGCCGAAGCGAGCGATGCCGAGGACGACGAGGCTCAGGCGGTCTTCCTCGAGGCCGTGCGGCAGGTGGGCGACACCGGTGCCGCTCCGACCTTCCTCCATCTGACGGCGTCTGCGGCCTCGTGGTGGCGGCCCGAACTGCGCGGCACGCTGTCGCGCATCGGCGCGTTCTGCTACGGGGTCCGCTCGGCCGACGGCCCCGAGCTCGACGGCATCCGTCCGGTCGCGACGCTGACCGCCTCGGTGGTCGACGTCGTCGACGGCGATGCGGTCGTCGCGATCGGGAGCTTCGACGGCATCCCCTCGACGCTCGCGGGGGTCGCCGTCGGCACACCGCAGGGGGCGCGGGAGCTGCGCCGCATCGATCACACCCGGAGCGTCGTCGCCGGGTGGCCGGGCGCTGCGGTGGGCGACGTCGTGCGCGTCTTCGGAGCGGGCGAGTGGGGGGAGTCGTCCGCGACGACTCTCGCCGAGCGGATCGACACCGTGGGCGAGGAGATCCTCACCCGGCTGACCGCGCGCGTGCGCCGCGTCGTCGTCTGA
- a CDS encoding DUF7455 domain-containing protein, whose translation MNATTERETSVVEFRLTAADRCDSCGAQAYIAAEVNGSELLFCAHHGRKYEEKLRAIATSWHDETARLVEAV comes from the coding sequence ATGAACGCAACGACCGAACGTGAGACCTCCGTGGTCGAGTTCCGCCTGACCGCAGCAGACCGCTGCGACTCGTGCGGCGCGCAGGCCTACATCGCAGCCGAGGTCAACGGCTCCGAGCTCCTGTTCTGCGCCCACCACGGACGCAAGTACGAAGAGAAGCTCCGCGCCATCGCAACGAGCTGGCACGATGAGACCGCGCGTCTCGTCGAGGCCGTCTGA
- a CDS encoding DNA gyrase/topoisomerase IV subunit B, translating to MTAEYSAHHLQVLEGLEAVRKRPGMYIGSNGSPGLMHCLWEIIDNAVDEAVAGNGAKIDVILHPDGSVEVHDNGRGIPVDVEPRTGLTGVEVVFTKLHAGGKFGGGSYAASGGLHGVGASVVNALSERLDVEVDRGGKTYAMSFHRGEPGLFDDRDGKRPDAAFTPFEQKSELRVVGKAPRGVTGTRIRYWADRQIFTKDAAFQLGDLETRARQTAFLVPGLEIVVRDERAEENVETSYHYEGGISEFVDYLASDPPVTDTWRVQGEGTFKETVPVLQADGHMVATEVERVCKVDIAMRWGTGYETTTRSFVNIIATPKGGTHQQGFDQELLKVLRAQVEQNARRLKVGNDKLEKDDVLAGLTAVLTVNVPEPQFEGQTKEVLGTPAVRQIVAQVIRKDLAARFSSTKRDDKSQATQLLDKIVAEMKARVSARAHKETQRRKNALESSTLPTKLVDCRTNEVERSELFIVEGDSALGTAKNARNSEFQALLPIRGKILNVQKASIGDMLSNAECASIIQVIGAGSGRSFDIDAARYGKVILMSDADVDGAHIRTLLLTLFFRYMRPLIEHGRVFAAVPPLHRVVVMNPGSKPNETIYTYSEQEMHALLAKLRKAGKRWQEPIQRYKGLGEMDAEQLANTTMDRSGRLLRRVRMEDAEAAGRVFELLMGNEVAPRREFIIDSSDRLSREAIDA from the coding sequence GTGACCGCCGAGTATTCCGCCCATCATCTCCAGGTGCTCGAAGGCCTCGAGGCTGTCCGCAAGCGTCCCGGTATGTACATCGGCTCGAACGGATCGCCCGGGCTCATGCACTGCCTCTGGGAGATCATCGACAACGCCGTCGACGAAGCCGTCGCCGGCAACGGCGCGAAGATCGATGTCATCCTGCATCCGGACGGCAGCGTCGAGGTGCACGACAACGGCCGCGGCATCCCGGTCGATGTCGAGCCGCGCACCGGTCTGACCGGTGTCGAAGTCGTCTTCACCAAGCTGCACGCCGGTGGCAAGTTCGGCGGAGGGTCGTACGCGGCCTCCGGCGGTCTGCACGGTGTCGGAGCTTCCGTCGTGAACGCGCTCTCCGAGCGTCTCGACGTCGAAGTCGATCGCGGCGGCAAGACCTACGCGATGTCGTTCCACCGCGGCGAACCGGGCCTCTTCGACGACCGCGACGGCAAGCGACCGGACGCGGCCTTCACCCCGTTCGAGCAGAAGAGCGAGCTGCGGGTCGTCGGCAAGGCTCCGCGAGGCGTCACGGGCACGCGTATCCGCTATTGGGCCGACCGTCAGATCTTCACGAAGGACGCCGCCTTCCAGCTCGGCGACCTCGAGACGCGCGCTCGGCAGACCGCGTTCCTCGTGCCGGGGCTCGAGATCGTCGTGCGCGACGAGCGCGCGGAGGAGAACGTCGAGACGAGCTACCACTACGAGGGCGGCATCTCGGAGTTCGTCGACTACCTCGCCAGCGACCCGCCCGTGACCGACACCTGGCGCGTGCAGGGCGAGGGGACGTTCAAGGAGACGGTTCCCGTGCTGCAGGCCGACGGCCACATGGTGGCGACCGAGGTCGAGCGCGTGTGCAAGGTCGACATCGCGATGCGGTGGGGGACGGGTTACGAGACCACGACCCGGTCGTTCGTCAACATCATCGCGACGCCCAAGGGCGGTACGCACCAGCAGGGCTTCGATCAGGAGCTGCTGAAGGTGCTGCGCGCACAGGTGGAGCAGAACGCCCGTCGCCTCAAGGTCGGCAACGACAAGCTCGAGAAGGACGACGTGCTCGCCGGTCTCACGGCCGTGCTCACGGTCAACGTGCCCGAACCGCAGTTCGAGGGGCAGACCAAGGAGGTGCTCGGCACGCCCGCCGTGCGCCAGATCGTGGCCCAGGTGATCCGCAAGGATCTCGCGGCTCGTTTCAGCTCCACGAAGCGCGACGACAAGAGTCAGGCGACGCAGCTGCTCGACAAGATCGTCGCCGAGATGAAGGCCCGCGTCTCGGCGCGCGCCCACAAGGAGACGCAGCGTCGGAAGAACGCTCTCGAGTCGTCGACGCTGCCGACCAAGCTCGTCGATTGCCGTACGAACGAGGTCGAGCGCAGCGAACTCTTCATCGTCGAGGGCGACTCGGCCCTGGGGACGGCGAAGAACGCGCGCAACAGCGAGTTCCAGGCGCTGCTCCCCATCCGCGGCAAGATCCTCAATGTGCAGAAGGCGTCGATCGGCGACATGCTGTCGAACGCGGAGTGCGCATCGATCATCCAGGTGATCGGTGCCGGCTCGGGGCGCAGCTTCGACATCGACGCCGCGAGGTACGGCAAGGTGATCCTGATGAGCGATGCCGACGTCGACGGCGCCCACATCCGCACCCTGCTGCTCACCCTCTTCTTCCGCTACATGCGGCCGCTCATCGAGCACGGGCGTGTGTTCGCCGCAGTGCCGCCGCTGCACCGTGTCGTGGTCATGAACCCGGGCTCCAAGCCGAACGAGACGATCTACACGTACAGCGAGCAGGAGATGCACGCGTTGCTGGCCAAGCTCCGCAAGGCCGGCAAGCGCTGGCAGGAGCCGATCCAGCGGTACAAGGGTCTCGGCGAGATGGATGCCGAGCAGCTGGCGAACACCACGATGGACCGCTCGGGGCGGCTGCTCCGACGCGTCCGCATGGAGGATGCCGAAGCCGCCGGTCGTGTCTTCGAACTGTTGATGGGTAACGAGGTCGCTCCGCGTCGCGAGTTCATCATCGACTCCTCCGACCGTCTGTCGCGCGAGGCGATCGACGCCTAG
- a CDS encoding alpha/beta fold hydrolase — MSALDRRLDRPGAVIAFADGGGDGHPVLLVHGAGMDHTMFDAQAEALTAAGLRVLRADLRGHGESSLDEGARFSADAALGDIAALLAERRIDRAVIVGHSLGGNLAQTYAAAQPDRVSGVVVMDASWNAGPLSSVERLALRLAAPMLALVPSRRLPGMMARASAVSASAIARTEETFARMPKPVFLDVWRATVSLVAPEPAYRSPVPLGLIRGAEDRTGNIAAAMPRWADAEGIAEYVIPDAGHVVTWDAPDETSAALLGILAEDRFVAAMR; from the coding sequence ATGAGCGCTCTCGACCGACGTCTCGACCGGCCCGGAGCCGTGATCGCTTTCGCCGATGGCGGGGGAGACGGGCACCCGGTGCTGCTCGTGCACGGTGCCGGGATGGACCACACCATGTTCGACGCGCAGGCGGAGGCTCTCACGGCTGCCGGCCTGCGTGTGCTGCGTGCGGACCTCCGCGGGCATGGGGAGTCCTCTCTCGACGAGGGGGCGCGGTTCTCGGCGGACGCGGCTCTCGGCGACATCGCGGCCCTGTTGGCGGAGCGCCGGATCGACCGAGCCGTCATCGTCGGCCATTCGCTCGGCGGCAACCTCGCCCAGACGTACGCGGCCGCCCAGCCCGACCGGGTCAGCGGAGTGGTCGTGATGGATGCGAGTTGGAACGCGGGACCGCTGTCGAGTGTCGAACGCCTCGCTCTTCGTCTCGCCGCTCCGATGCTCGCTCTGGTGCCGTCTCGTCGATTGCCGGGGATGATGGCGCGTGCCTCGGCCGTGTCGGCATCCGCGATCGCGCGCACCGAGGAGACGTTCGCCCGAATGCCGAAGCCGGTCTTCCTCGACGTCTGGCGCGCGACGGTATCCCTGGTCGCGCCCGAGCCGGCCTATCGCTCGCCGGTGCCCCTCGGATTGATTCGCGGGGCTGAGGACCGGACGGGCAACATCGCCGCAGCCATGCCGCGATGGGCGGACGCCGAGGGGATCGCCGAGTACGTCATTCCCGACGCCGGACACGTCGTCACCTGGGATGCGCCGGACGAGACCTCCGCCGCACTCCTGGGTATCCTCGCCGAGGACCGCTTCGTCGCCGCGATGCGATGA
- a CDS encoding DNA gyrase/topoisomerase IV subunit A: MPKTPPPEPVEERIQDIDLSSEMQGSFLEYAYSVIYSRALPDARDGLKPVQRRILYQMAEMGLRPDRGHVKSARVVGEVMGKLHPHGDSAIYDALVRLAQDFALRVPLVDGHGNFGSLDDGPAAARYTEARLAASALALTENLDEDVVDFIPNYDGQFQQPAVLPAAFPNLLVNGASGIAVGMATNMAPHNLIEVVAAATHLLENPDATTEELMEYVPGPDFPSGGVLMGLDGVKDAYTTGRGALKVRGKVSIEPLGPRRTGIIVSELPYMVGPERLIEKIRDAVQAKKLQGISDVTDLTDRNHGLRVAIGIKTGFDPNAVLEQLYRLTPLEDSFNINNVALVDGQPRTLGLKEMLSVYVAHRLEVITRRSRYRLARREERLHLVEGLLIAILDIDEVIQVIRSSDDSEQARTKLRDVFDLSELQAEYILELRLRRLTKFSRIELEAERDALLADIAALRELLGSDALLRQAVATELDAAADAYGTPRRTLLMNAAPPKPRATKGAVDLQIADAPTVLVLSTTGRAVRVDLVDGQELTVPARRSKHDAILATVETTVRAEIGALTSAGRVVRFSPVDLPSVPSSSVQLAAGTPLRDYLGITTRGERILGFVRFDSETPIALGTAQGTVKRIVPTSIPVRPDVEVIGMKAGDCVVGAADAPDDSEVVFVTTDAQLLRFSASAVRPQGAPAGGMAGVKLGAGASVLFFGVVGAGSDAVVATVSGADSILPGTDAGRAKVSSFEEYPSKGRATGGVRAHAFLKGEDRLTVAWVGASPAQAVDPTGAVRKLPESGARRDASGQPTDGVIGSIGRTLV, from the coding sequence ATGCCGAAAACGCCGCCGCCCGAGCCCGTCGAGGAGCGCATCCAGGACATCGATCTCTCCAGCGAGATGCAGGGGTCCTTCCTCGAGTACGCGTACTCCGTGATCTACTCGCGCGCCCTCCCCGACGCCCGCGACGGCCTCAAGCCGGTGCAGCGCCGAATCCTGTACCAGATGGCCGAGATGGGGCTGCGCCCCGACCGCGGACACGTCAAGAGCGCCCGCGTCGTCGGCGAGGTGATGGGAAAGCTGCACCCGCACGGTGACTCGGCGATCTACGACGCACTGGTGCGCCTCGCCCAGGACTTCGCCCTCCGCGTGCCGCTCGTCGACGGGCACGGCAACTTCGGCTCCCTGGACGACGGTCCCGCGGCCGCCCGCTACACGGAGGCGCGCCTCGCCGCTTCCGCACTCGCCCTCACCGAGAACCTCGATGAAGACGTCGTCGACTTCATCCCCAACTACGACGGCCAGTTCCAGCAGCCGGCCGTGCTGCCCGCCGCGTTCCCCAACCTCCTGGTCAACGGCGCGAGCGGTATCGCCGTGGGTATGGCGACCAACATGGCGCCGCACAACCTGATCGAGGTCGTGGCCGCCGCGACGCACCTGCTCGAGAACCCGGACGCGACGACCGAAGAGCTCATGGAGTACGTGCCGGGACCGGACTTCCCCTCCGGCGGGGTCCTCATGGGCCTCGATGGTGTGAAGGACGCCTACACGACCGGTCGCGGCGCGCTCAAGGTGCGCGGGAAGGTCTCGATCGAGCCCCTGGGCCCGCGTCGCACCGGCATCATCGTCTCGGAGCTGCCCTACATGGTCGGCCCCGAGCGGCTGATCGAGAAGATCCGCGATGCTGTCCAGGCCAAGAAGCTCCAGGGCATCAGCGACGTCACCGACCTCACCGACCGCAATCACGGCCTGCGCGTCGCGATCGGCATCAAGACCGGGTTCGATCCGAACGCCGTGCTCGAGCAGCTCTATCGCCTGACCCCGCTCGAGGACTCGTTCAACATCAACAACGTCGCCCTCGTCGACGGCCAGCCCCGCACGCTCGGCCTCAAGGAGATGCTCAGCGTCTACGTGGCCCACCGGCTCGAGGTCATCACCCGCCGCAGCCGCTACCGTCTGGCGCGGCGCGAAGAGCGCCTGCACCTCGTCGAGGGCCTCCTGATCGCGATCCTCGACATCGACGAGGTCATCCAGGTCATCCGATCGTCCGACGACTCCGAGCAGGCCCGCACCAAGCTGCGCGACGTGTTCGATCTCAGCGAGCTCCAGGCCGAGTACATCCTCGAGCTTCGACTGCGTCGACTCACCAAGTTCTCGCGCATCGAACTCGAAGCCGAGCGCGACGCGCTCCTCGCCGACATCGCGGCGCTCCGCGAGCTCCTCGGCAGCGACGCGCTGCTGCGTCAGGCGGTCGCCACCGAACTCGACGCCGCCGCGGACGCCTACGGCACCCCCCGCCGCACGCTGCTCATGAACGCCGCACCGCCGAAGCCCCGCGCGACGAAGGGCGCCGTCGACCTGCAGATCGCGGATGCGCCGACCGTCCTCGTGCTGTCGACGACCGGGCGCGCGGTGCGGGTCGACCTCGTCGACGGACAGGAGCTCACGGTTCCCGCGCGCCGCAGCAAGCACGATGCGATCCTCGCGACGGTCGAGACGACGGTGCGGGCGGAGATCGGCGCGCTGACGAGTGCCGGGCGCGTGGTGCGCTTCTCCCCCGTCGACCTGCCCTCGGTGCCGTCCAGCTCGGTGCAGCTCGCCGCAGGCACGCCGCTGCGCGACTACCTCGGGATCACCACCCGCGGGGAACGCATCCTCGGATTCGTTCGATTCGACAGCGAGACCCCGATCGCGCTGGGGACGGCGCAGGGAACGGTGAAGCGCATCGTCCCGACCTCGATTCCGGTGCGTCCGGACGTCGAGGTCATCGGGATGAAGGCCGGGGACTGCGTCGTGGGTGCCGCGGACGCACCCGACGACTCCGAGGTGGTGTTCGTCACCACCGACGCCCAACTGCTGCGCTTCTCGGCCTCGGCCGTGCGCCCGCAGGGCGCCCCCGCAGGCGGCATGGCCGGCGTGAAGCTCGGGGCGGGCGCATCCGTGCTCTTCTTCGGCGTCGTCGGCGCGGGATCGGATGCCGTCGTGGCGACGGTCTCGGGCGCCGACAGCATCCTTCCCGGCACCGATGCGGGGCGCGCGAAGGTGTCGTCGTTCGAGGAGTACCCGTCGAAGGGTCGCGCCACGGGCGGCGTGCGCGCGCACGCCTTCCTGAAGGGTGAGGACCGGCTGACGGTGGCCTGGGTCGGGGCCAGCCCCGCGCAGGCCGTCGACCCCACCGGCGCCGTACGGAAGCTGCCCGAGTCCGGAGCTCGACGCGACGCCTCGGGTCAGCCGACGGATGGTGTCATCGGCAGTATCGGACGCACGCTGGTCTGA
- a CDS encoding alkaline phosphatase family protein codes for MADNVFSALSGDAGRLPRASSVVLVVIDGLGAIGLRAHAGHARNLTAQMTKRDVATSVFPSTTASALTSILTGVWPGEHGLMGYRVVDPDRDLLVNQLTGWESEGLDPATWQMAPTIFERAAATGHGAFAVGLAAYAQSGFTRATMRGAAFAAEARAADRVRLAYALAEQNPGSLVYCYLPEVDKAGHKHGMASAEWLAALEDVDAALSARVPSGVGVLVTSDHGMIDVPERRQIVLDEAHLTGVRHVGGEPRMLHAYLDPAADPEEVIARWRSDLAGLADVASRDEAIAAGLFGPRVADAAAARMGDLLAVPRGNGAIYDGTAADQRGRGMVGQHGGLTPEERQVPLIGLGAFAH; via the coding sequence GTGGCGGACAACGTGTTCTCCGCGTTGAGCGGCGATGCCGGGCGTCTTCCCCGAGCCTCGTCGGTCGTGCTCGTCGTGATCGACGGCCTCGGTGCCATCGGACTGCGCGCGCACGCCGGTCATGCGCGCAACCTGACGGCGCAGATGACCAAGCGCGACGTCGCGACATCGGTGTTCCCCTCGACGACCGCCTCCGCATTGACGAGCATCCTCACCGGTGTCTGGCCGGGCGAGCACGGTCTGATGGGCTACCGCGTCGTCGACCCGGATCGCGACCTTCTCGTCAATCAGCTCACGGGATGGGAGAGTGAGGGGCTCGACCCCGCGACCTGGCAGATGGCTCCGACGATCTTCGAGCGTGCGGCAGCGACCGGGCACGGGGCGTTCGCGGTCGGACTCGCCGCCTATGCGCAGAGCGGATTCACCCGAGCGACGATGCGCGGCGCCGCCTTCGCTGCGGAGGCGCGTGCGGCCGATCGCGTGCGTCTCGCCTACGCCCTCGCCGAACAGAACCCCGGTTCCCTGGTCTACTGCTACTTGCCCGAGGTCGACAAGGCGGGGCACAAGCACGGGATGGCCTCCGCGGAGTGGCTGGCCGCGCTCGAGGACGTCGATGCCGCACTCTCCGCGCGCGTGCCGTCCGGCGTGGGAGTGCTGGTCACGTCGGATCACGGCATGATCGATGTTCCCGAACGGCGGCAGATCGTTCTCGACGAGGCTCATCTGACGGGTGTCCGGCACGTCGGGGGAGAGCCGCGCATGCTCCACGCCTATCTCGACCCCGCAGCCGACCCCGAGGAGGTCATCGCCCGGTGGCGCTCCGACCTCGCGGGCCTCGCCGACGTCGCCTCACGGGATGAGGCGATCGCCGCGGGCCTGTTCGGACCGCGGGTCGCGGATGCCGCGGCGGCGCGCATGGGCGACCTGCTCGCCGTCCCACGGGGGAACGGTGCGATCTACGACGGCACTGCCGCCGATCAACGCGGTCGCGGCATGGTGGGACAGCACGGCGGACTCACTCCCGAGGAGCGTCAGGTTCCGCTGATCGGGCTCGGTGCGTTCGCGCACTGA
- the sepH gene encoding septation protein SepH, with product MENVTIVGTEAGVLVLATESGERFALAIDDVLQRELRRATRQAEPAAQKLAASPRDIQAQIRAGLTASEVSALLGISVDDVVRFEAPVLAEREHVIGQALAVPVLIGSEVEPDAQPTFGTAIRAKLSDVAATAERWASWKEESGWIIKLEFTANEVDHDARWSFDPRRSALSPLNADATQLSRQGSLPDGLIPRLRAVESDRTSSPYKDDSRFDSGAFGPRLVPAPEVSVEEPSAPERSNAAAQAAAINRAPETQSTNPETADLLEALRRRRGQREASPAIDDAPTAEQSPPAATTDDEPDRNLIALFEDAFEPEQSDEPRADAPPSPRDPSDSNESSSRKRRRNAMPSWDEIVFGARTDE from the coding sequence ATGGAAAACGTCACCATCGTCGGCACCGAGGCAGGAGTCCTCGTGCTCGCGACCGAGTCTGGCGAGCGGTTCGCGCTGGCCATCGACGACGTGCTGCAGCGGGAGCTGCGCAGGGCGACCCGGCAGGCCGAACCGGCCGCCCAGAAGCTCGCCGCCAGCCCGCGCGACATCCAGGCGCAGATCCGCGCCGGTCTCACGGCATCCGAAGTGTCCGCGCTGCTCGGAATCAGCGTCGACGACGTCGTACGCTTCGAGGCGCCGGTGCTCGCCGAGCGCGAGCACGTCATCGGACAGGCGCTCGCCGTCCCCGTGCTGATCGGCAGCGAAGTCGAACCCGACGCGCAGCCCACGTTCGGCACGGCCATCCGCGCCAAGCTCTCCGATGTCGCGGCGACCGCCGAGCGTTGGGCGAGCTGGAAAGAGGAGTCCGGCTGGATCATCAAGCTGGAGTTCACGGCGAACGAGGTCGATCACGACGCGCGGTGGAGCTTCGATCCCCGCCGCAGCGCTCTGTCGCCCCTGAACGCCGACGCCACCCAGCTCTCCCGCCAGGGGTCCCTCCCCGACGGGCTGATCCCGCGTCTGCGCGCCGTGGAGTCCGACCGCACCTCCTCGCCCTACAAGGACGACAGCCGGTTCGACTCCGGAGCGTTCGGCCCGCGTCTCGTGCCGGCGCCCGAGGTCTCCGTCGAGGAGCCGTCCGCTCCCGAACGATCGAACGCGGCGGCGCAGGCCGCGGCGATCAATCGCGCGCCCGAGACGCAGAGCACGAATCCCGAGACGGCCGATCTGCTGGAGGCGCTCCGTCGTCGCCGCGGACAGCGCGAGGCTTCGCCGGCCATCGACGACGCGCCGACTGCTGAGCAGAGCCCGCCGGCCGCAACCACCGACGACGAGCCGGATCGCAACCTGATCGCGCTCTTCGAGGACGCCTTCGAGCCGGAGCAGTCCGACGAGCCCCGCGCGGATGCTCCCCCGTCCCCGCGTGACCCCTCCGATTCGAACGAATCCTCCTCGCGGAAGCGGCGCCGGAACGCGATGCCATCCTGGGACGAGATCGTCTTCGGAGCGCGCACCGACGAGTGA
- a CDS encoding DUF4193 domain-containing protein encodes MATDYDAPRKSEDDSESIEALKERVPDKLSGSTGDEDADNPSSFDLPGADLSDLELDVVVLPAQQDEFTCMSCFLVKHRSQLDHEEAAGPICKECAA; translated from the coding sequence ATGGCAACCGACTACGACGCCCCCCGTAAGAGCGAAGACGACTCCGAGTCGATCGAAGCCCTGAAGGAGCGCGTTCCCGACAAGCTCTCCGGATCGACCGGAGACGAGGACGCCGACAACCCGTCCAGCTTCGACCTCCCCGGAGCCGACCTCTCCGACCTCGAGCTGGACGTCGTCGTGCTGCCCGCGCAGCAGGACGAGTTCACGTGCATGAGCTGTTTCCTCGTGAAGCACCGCTCGCAGCTCGACCACGAAGAGGCCGCAGGCCCGATCTGCAAGGAATGCGCGGCCTGA
- a CDS encoding DUF3093 domain-containing protein: MQNPTTDARSRYRERLSPSLRLLVTVALAGPMVALIFVPVGATVALVAGAVVSALLVALFILITPVVSVEDGVLRAGRAHIDVAHLGAPLALTGDDAKDARGTGLPARGWHLIRGGIDGIVVVPNDDPADPVTAWTVSTRTPDRLAAAIRTAQR, from the coding sequence ATGCAGAACCCCACCACCGACGCACGATCGCGCTACCGCGAGCGGCTCTCGCCGAGCCTGCGGCTCCTGGTCACGGTCGCGCTCGCCGGCCCCATGGTGGCACTCATCTTCGTCCCGGTCGGCGCGACGGTCGCGCTCGTCGCCGGAGCAGTCGTGTCGGCGCTCCTCGTGGCGCTCTTCATCCTCATCACCCCGGTCGTCTCGGTCGAGGACGGGGTGCTCCGCGCCGGCCGTGCACACATCGACGTCGCCCATCTGGGTGCTCCGCTCGCGCTCACGGGCGACGATGCGAAGGACGCCCGAGGAACCGGACTGCCCGCTCGCGGATGGCACCTGATCCGCGGCGGCATCGACGGCATCGTGGTCGTCCCGAACGACGATCCCGCCGACCCGGTGACCGCCTGGACGGTCTCCACCCGCACTCCCGACCGCCTCGCCGCGGCCATCCGCACCGCGCAGCGCTGA
- the dut gene encoding dUTP diphosphatase: MTDSVDVPIIAAQPPVYAHPGDAGADLTAAEAVRLEPGERALVATGVRIALPDGYAAFVVPRSGLAAKHGISIVNSPGTVDAGYRGEIKVSLINTDTRSAYDVAVGDRIAQLIIMPVTRAVFHPVDELPESVRGEGGFGSTGYQAGKSND; this comes from the coding sequence GTGACCGATTCCGTTGATGTCCCCATTATCGCCGCTCAGCCGCCGGTCTATGCGCATCCCGGCGATGCCGGCGCGGACCTGACGGCCGCGGAGGCCGTGCGCCTCGAGCCGGGCGAGCGCGCGCTGGTGGCCACGGGTGTGCGCATCGCGCTGCCGGACGGCTACGCCGCCTTCGTCGTGCCGCGCAGCGGACTCGCGGCGAAGCACGGCATATCGATCGTGAACTCGCCGGGAACCGTCGACGCGGGCTATCGGGGTGAGATCAAGGTGAGTCTGATCAACACCGACACCCGCAGCGCGTACGATGTGGCGGTCGGCGATCGTATCGCGCAGCTGATCATCATGCCGGTGACGCGTGCCGTGTTCCACCCGGTCGACGAACTGCCCGAGAGCGTTCGCGGCGAGGGCGGATTCGGATCCACCGGATATCAGGCAGGGAAGAGCAATGACTGA
- a CDS encoding DUF3710 domain-containing protein, translating into MTDNTPTPQESAPLNRAVDGPFDDSEANPVRPYIDLGGIKILPREGLNLRLEVEEQSKRIVAVGLDYADSSLQVQPFAAPRSGGLWDETRVQLRDQVKAQGGRVEEREGSLGKELLAEVPAAANEGSGLRLARFIGIDGPRWFLRGVIGGAAASDPDAAAKVEDLFRSIVVVRGGSPMPPRDLIPLKMPATPGSA; encoded by the coding sequence ATGACTGACAACACCCCCACTCCCCAGGAGTCCGCACCGCTGAACCGTGCCGTCGACGGCCCCTTCGACGACTCCGAGGCGAATCCGGTCCGGCCCTACATCGACCTCGGCGGCATCAAGATCCTGCCGCGCGAGGGCCTCAACCTCCGCCTCGAGGTCGAGGAGCAGTCCAAGCGCATCGTCGCCGTCGGTCTCGACTACGCGGATTCCTCGCTGCAGGTGCAGCCCTTCGCGGCGCCTCGCTCCGGCGGACTCTGGGACGAGACCCGGGTCCAGCTCCGTGACCAGGTCAAGGCCCAGGGCGGCCGCGTCGAAGAGCGCGAAGGCTCTCTCGGCAAGGAGCTGCTGGCGGAGGTGCCCGCCGCCGCGAACGAGGGCAGCGGGCTCCGCCTCGCGCGCTTCATCGGAATCGACGGTCCGCGGTGGTTCCTGCGCGGCGTGATCGGCGGTGCCGCGGCATCCGACCCCGACGCCGCCGCGAAGGTCGAGGATCTCTTCCGTTCGATCGTCGTCGTGCGCGGCGGCTCGCCCATGCCGCCTCGCGACCTCATTCCGCTGAAGATGCCGGCCACGCCGGGATCGGCGTGA